Part of the Candidatus Chlorohelix allophototropha genome, AAATTGAACCTATCCAACGAGGGCGCATCCCGATGCGCCCCTACGAAATCACCTCACGCCCTTACCCAAACCCCTTTGAGAACCGTTTTATAGGGGCAATTTCTTTCTTGCAACAGCCCTGTAATTTCCAGTAGTATGTTTCCACTATTTAGGCTTATGTCCCCACACCAGCGGGAAAGTTTGTCCGTTTGGGCGAGTATCTTCGGGCGCGGGCGTAACATTTACGCTTACCATTTGCTCGCACAAAATCGAAACCTGCGAAACCATCACGCCCTGCATTGCACCCGGTTGGGGATGCGCTATCCAGTGCATCATCGAGGATAGGAACAATTCTTTAAGATAAGCGAATGAAAAGCCATCGGTCATCGCCGCAATTTCGTTAACGGCTTCATCCGAAAGTTTCAATTCATCTTGCAATTGCTTATTCCAAAGCTCGATATAGGCGTGTCGCTCACTTTCACCCGGCAGGTCAAAATGGTACTTGCGGTCGAAGCGGCTGGGACGATCCAGAATAGAAGAGTCCAACTTCTCCGGGTGGTTGGTGGTTGCCAAAGTCACGATTCCGGCATTAGCAGCGAAACCATCCATTTCGTTGAGGAAGAAAGAACGGTTCTGCGCCGTAACCAACGAATCGAGGTCTTCCAGCACCAACACACAGGGCGCGGTTTTACGGGCGCGATCAAACACCTGACTGATATTCTCCTCATCATCAGAGCGTTGGGTCTTGATGCTCTTCACATAAAGGCAGGGCTTACTGAGCGAGTTAATCAAAGCTTTAACCGCATGGGTTTTGCCGTTACCCGGCGGACCAACCAGCAAAATGCCGCGCTTCCACGGGATATTGTAGTGTTCAAAGGTAGAGCGAGAGGCGAAGAAATGCTCCAAATCCTCTTTGATATCTTGTTTGAGCGTACCTTTCAGCACCAAATTATCAAAGGTTGAGCCTTTAATATCGCGGAATAGGTCTTCATCCTTATGCCAATAGCCCGCATCAAAAACCAGCAATTCGCCTCGGATTTCGATATTCCATTCGCATACCGCTACATAGAAGTTTTCGGCAATTTCCTTGAAATCTGCCAATATCCAGTAGTGATAGCCCCGCGAAAAGCCTTCGCCCCACGACATCAGTATCACTTCAAGAGTATAGCCTTCCCAGCTTATTTCGAACCAGCCGTTTTTAATGCGGGAGGTCAGCGCCTCACGGGGTGGTTCGCTAGAGGCAAAGGTAGCGCTAAAGTTAAACCAGTCGCTGCGATCCTTATCTGCCAGTCGCTTGCTAGGTCCCTTCCAGTAGGTGATAACCTGACTTAACACGTTTGGTTTGGGGGTCATGCTGCACAGTCCGGCTTGTTCGTATTTCTCCAAGCTGAACAAGGGGTTATCACTTTGAATCATCGCTTTGTCGGGGAAAGCTGCCACCAGATACTGGCTTACATAGTATTCAATCGCGTTGGACGGCAGCGAGAGTGACTCGTTAAACAAGGGATCGGTACTCATTAACTACTCCTTAAGCGCGTTTTAGGCGCATTTCCAGAACGCCATTACGGTAGCGCCGATTCTCAGGTTCACTTTGTACTGGCGCGGGCAACAAGCATTCTTTTTCATAACGGTAATTTTGTCCCGCTGCGCTCAAACTTACAATGTCACCAACAATTTCCACTTTGATGGTTTGCTCGTTTGCGCCGGGCATTTCTGCCACCAAGACTATTATGCCGCCATCTTCCTCAAAAATATCTACCATTGGTTCGCGCGTGGTCGAAACCGGCGCGGGGTCAGGCGCAGCAGGACGAGCAGGGGCATTACGTTGGTTAGCCACATTGCGATTGTAAACGTTGGGCTTGAAGTTACTCGAACGGGCACGCCCACTTGCTTCAAAGTGAGATATTCTGTCATTACTGCGGCGCGGTGGTGAGCTTTCATCTCCGGCATCTGGGTCGGTGAAGCGTGCGCCCATGCGCTCGGCTTGGTCTGCCAACTCGTCTAGGTACTCTACCAAATTATTAAGCCCTTTGAAAAACCCACCGTTCCACAACGAGTTTAAGCGCTCGCCGATTTCTCCCGGCTTAATGGGAGGTTGTGGGCGACGAGGTGGTTCTCGCCGTTCTGCCGCAGGTTTTTTCTCGTCTACCTTTTGTTTCTCATCGGTTTTTTCATCCATGTTCGCCTTCTCCCTAAGTTATATGCGTCAATTTTCCCTGTATTATAGGCTAAACTTGTTTCTATTGCCATTATTTTATTTGTAGCAATAGAAGCCATTTGCAGAACAGGGCTGCTGCAAGAAACGTTTTTAGGGTAATAACCTGCTGCTCTCGCCGGAGAGGAGGAGAGTGAGTGAGTTCAAGGGGACACCCCTTGCGACCCCGGCAGGCGTTCCACCTGCACCCCTTGCAACCGCACTGATTTGTAGAGGTTTGACCCGTTTATCACATGTGAAGTTTCAAATTTGGCGAACGGTAGGATTCAGGAGGTCAGAGGATTCAGATTAATCGAACCAAAAACGAATTGTTGCCCGGTTGCAACTGCACCCCGAAAAACCAAAATATTCAAGCCCGGTTTGAGGGTAAGGCTGAAATGAACTGTACCGAATTCCTGAACGGTAGTAGTTTCCCCCACCGGGTTATTATTCTGTAATAGCCGAAGCTTAGCGGCTTTACCTACCGCTTTTACCGGGGCGGTCAACTCTACGCTTACTTCTACTTTTGAAGGGTTAAAGACTACCAGTTGGGTATCGCCACCGGAGGTGGTACGCTGTACCTCGCCCGTAGCAGTTACTATCCGGTCAAGCCAGCCATCGCCCAGATTGAGCAGTAGTTGGGAAGCGGGCGCTTTACCCGGCACTTCCGGCGGCAAGCAATAGACCGCAATATCCTGCGCCGGAATATCAAGACAAGGTTGGTCACTGCCAATGGTAGTACGCAAAATCCGGTTGATTGGCTCTGTTTTCAGGTAGGAAGGGTGCAAAACCAGATAGCCGATATTGTAATAACGCAGGGCAGCGGGTGTATTGGAAAGGGTGGTTAGGTCGATAATATCGCGTTGGAAAGCGGGTAAGCGCAACAGGCGCAATTCGCGTATTCCCGGCACATTCTCCATCTCATACGAAACTGCTCTGGCAAGATAGCCGCCAACAATCGGCAGTTGGTGAGCAGTCTCAAAATACATTGAATGGCTAATCGCTTTGGTAGGCAATTCCATAATGGCGGTATTGCCGTTTTTCGGAAGTTGGCGGTAAAAGTCGGGAATATCGGCAGAAGCGAGTGTGCGCGGTGCGGGCATAAATTCCAGAAAGATTAGCCCTACCGCCAGCCCTGTCACTGCTACCGTAAGCCATTGCCTACCACCGGAAAGCGTAACCCGCGCCAGCAACCACTTTACTCCCACGCCCGCCAACACGCCCAACGCCAGCATCACCAGCAGGATAAACCGTACCGGAACTCGGCTGATATTTACCACCGGCAAACTGTAGAGCAGACGCGCCGGCATAGGCAGCAAGTTATCAAAATCGGCTTGAGTTAGGTCAGGATTAGCGGTAATTAGCAAAGCAGGTCCAATGGACAGCAGCAGAAAAATTGCGGCAATTGCTAACCAGAACCAGTATTTCTTGAAAGCAGTAAACAACCCAACCGCCGCCAACGCCAATGCCACATAGCCCAGATAATTAGCGTGGTAATCGCCGCTAGACCCGGCAATATTCCAGAGGGGAGAAGGTCCCGGCGCAACAAAACCCAGCAAAGAAGCAGAGTTATAAGCCACAATCAGCAGCGGTTGTTCCACCGCATTCCCGCCCTCTTTGGTGGAAACCAGAGTCGGCAGCAGTATTGGCGCAATCAATACCCCGTAAATGGCAAATAAAAGGACAAATCGCTTTATATCAGCCAAACGCGCTTTCCAACCGGAAGCGTTTAACAGGCTGTAGAGCAAGTATAGCCCACAAAAGAGCCATGCAAACAGCGCGTGATACCACGTTACCATTGAAACCAGCAGCAGCAACAGGATTGCCAAAGTCAGGTTAAGGCGTGGACGGCGTTCTTGCCGCATATACTTGAGGAAAAAGAGCAGAAAGAGCGGGAACCAACCGATAGAGATTTGCTCAAGTTGTCCCAAATCCAGCAAGCTCGATTCAAGCGGTGAGAAAGCGTAAATCGTGCCTGTTACCAGTCCTGCGGCGAGACTACCGCTAAGGTACTTGCCGAGCAAAAAGGCGGTATAGCCCGCCAACGTCACATTAAAAATAAAGAGCAGGTTGAAAGCGGGAATCAGCCCAAGCAAATACTGGAATGGAGTAGAGAGGATTCCATTTGGTAGGGTAAGCGGCTGGAAATATAGCCCCACTCCTACCGGATGGTAGATTAATCGGGTATAGAAAGGATTGATGAATTGCTCGAAGATGGAATAACGCGCCCACCAGATATGCCAAATGTGTACCCACACATCCTCGCCGTTGGCGTAAATCACCCGGTTGGAGAGATTAAGAGCAAGCGGTTGTGTAAATACCAGCGCACCCACCAGATATAAAATGATTATAGATAGGTGCTTTAGAAAGACCCGTTCTTTGGGAATACGTTGCGCAGCGTTTTGCGGTATTTGCGAGGTAATCTCTGCCAACTAATGTTCCAAACCCTATTTCAACGTTAAACGTTTTGCTTGGAAGGATTAGGCTTGCATACCACCAGCGCCGATAACCCCATCGGCAAGCCTTTCGTCAATACCAAGCGGTTTTCAATGTTATATAGGCTTATCAAAAAATCATTGAGCGGCTTCGGCAAGGAGGTAAAATCGGTATCTTCGGAAAGCAAACGGGCATTTATTTTGCGATTTGCCCGCCCCGCTAACCCTTTCAAGGAACGCACCACCGCTGCCGGAATCAGTATCGAAGTGTTGGTATAAGACTTCTTGACAATAGTATAGCCCGCCGCCTCAACCGCTTGTGTAAGGGTTTTCAGGGTATAGCGCTTCTTGTGACCAAGCGCCACATCCCAATAACTGAACATGAATTGGTACGCTGGAACGCTGACTATTAAAATGCCGTCCGGATTTAGCGCCTGCTTAAGATTTTTAAGACCCTGTATGTCATCTTCTAGATGCTCGATAACGTCTAACGCGCTTATAACATCAAAATCAAAATCGAAATCAAAAGGCTGGTTCAGGTCGTGACGGCGTAAATTATGGAAGCCGCGCTGGCGACAAAAATCTAACGCCTCGTCTGCCATATCAATGCCCCATGGTGTCCCGAAACCGCCAAGCATATCCAACATACGCCCTGTGCCGCAACCAACATCCAGCAAGTTAGCTTTTTCTTGCAAATGCGGCATGTATTTGCGAATCAGTTGCTCCATAAGCATACGCTTGCCCACATGCCACCAATGGGTATCTTCTTTTAAGAATAAATCCAGATATAAATCACTTCTCATATATAACTGCCAACATACTGCCGAAAATAAATCCGGCTCTTCCTAGCGATTGCCCGGCAAGGAGTTACGGGTGGGTTATTTTAAGATTAAGTGTAAATCAAGGGAAAGCATTTTTAGTGAGGTAAAGGCTACTTGATTTAACTGTAAAGGCACAAACCGACAATAGAACACAAGCTTAGTCCAAACAATCAGGCTGAAACCAGCGCAAACAAGCTTAATTCACCCGGATTGTTCTGTCAAGTTCAGGCTGAGACCTTGCAGAATCAAACTTCTTGACATATATATCTGTTTTGCATATGATTGGCGCGCCTGCTTAATGCCTATAGTAGAACTAAAAATAAATCAGGCTGAATTGTGGAAAAGTCAGTTGAGTAATAAACTGAACATAGGACTGTAACCTGCACTTCCCAAATATATGGCAACCTTATATTCTTTTACCCTTCGCCAATTGTCCAAAATATAATGATGAAATTCACAAAAAATGCAAAATAAGTTTCTTGCGAAGCCAAGCGCCGCAACTGGTTTAGATCAAGCTTCCAACACCTCAACCCAAAAAATCAAACATTCAACCCTATTTGTTTTTATCGGCTCTATTCTGGTAGCAGCTATTTATGGGCGAGTTGCCCTATTCAATTTATGGGGAGGAGTAGTTGGAGGTAATGTAGATGGCTATGAGAACTTATGGAATGATTTTTGGACTCGCACTGCCCTCTTAAGCGGTCATAATCCTTTTTTTACCAACTACATCTACTACCCTATCGGAGTTAGCCTCCGCTTCCATACTTTACATCCCATAACCGGTATTTTTGCCATTCCCTTATGGCCGATTTTTGGTCCTGTTGCCAGTACTAATCTCTTTTTCCTCATCTCTATGACTCTCACCTGTTTTTTTAGTTACTTTCTAATAAATGATTTAGTAAAAAACCCGCTGGCTGCCTTCGCCGGAGCAACCCTATTTACCTGCGCTTATGTCAATGGTCATGCTGCTAGTTATCCTTATGGACTCGGTTTTAGCTTTTTAGGAGCAGGGCAAACGAACTTAATAGCAGTGCAATGGCTACCGCTATATTTCTTCTATTTACACCGTCTCATCTATTTTCCAAAACAACGGGTTCGCTATACAGCCCTGTCCATAATGTGCCTACTGCTAATGTCCCTTACCGACTGGCAGTTTGTTTTGTATGCAGTAATAGTGACTGTCTTTTTGTTTGTCTTTATTTTATTTACTAAACGTAGCTGGCTAGAAAAAGGGTTTGTTTTCCTACGACTATCCATTGTTGGTATCGGTTGGGTAGCGCTGGCTTTTGTACCCTTGCTCCTTCCTATGATACAGGAATCGTCTAAAAGCCCGTGGCTGAACGTTAGCGATCAGAGTCTCTATCACAGCTTGGATTTGGTAGATTATCTGTGGCCTGGCATGGTTAATCCGAGCTATCTCGCCATAGCAATTATGCTTTTTGGCTTTATTTACGCCTGGAAACAAAAAATTAATCGGGAATCAATCACTTTTTGGGCAATAAGTGGAGGGTTTGCGGCTATTCTTACACTAGGTCCCAAGCTCATTATTTCCCGAAATATCACCGATTTCCAAATGCCTTATTCGCTTCTATACAAATTGCCCTTGCTAAACGTTGGTCGCGACCCGGGTCGTTTCCAGACGATTTACCTCATAGCTTTTTCAATCTTGTTTGCCTTTGGCTTGCGTTTTTTAATTGAACGTAATTTCTTTTTGGCAGCCTTAAGCCGTTTGTCAGTATATCGTTCCCGCCTAGCCATAGGGGGAGTTATTGTCAGTATCCTAAGTATCACAATATTTGGTTTTGTGGCAGAAAGCGGCAAAGTAAAGGTACTGCCCTATGATGTCCCAGCCTTTTATGAGCAATTGAGCAAGGATACCGACCAATATGCCATATTGGAATTGCCTCTTTTCAATTATGCCGGACGTGGTGATATGGCAAGTGTGGAAGAAAATTATCAAGCTTATCAAGCTGTGTACAATAAATGGCGCGTTTCGGGACGCTACAGCCGTGACCACCATTTGTCGAATCCAGATATTTTTGCCAAACGCGAGACTTATATCCGAGATTTCTACTATCTAGGCTCCGACCAAGAAAAGTTATATCGTCCGGGCAAAGATATTATACCGGATATAAATTTCAACCGAGTCGCTATGCCGCTACTCAACTACTGGAAAATCAGGTACATTGTTG contains:
- a CDS encoding class I SAM-dependent methyltransferase — encoded protein: MRSDLYLDLFLKEDTHWWHVGKRMLMEQLIRKYMPHLQEKANLLDVGCGTGRMLDMLGGFGTPWGIDMADEALDFCRQRGFHNLRRHDLNQPFDFDFDFDVISALDVIEHLEDDIQGLKNLKQALNPDGILIVSVPAYQFMFSYWDVALGHKKRYTLKTLTQAVEAAGYTIVKKSYTNTSILIPAAVVRSLKGLAGRANRKINARLLSEDTDFTSLPKPLNDFLISLYNIENRLVLTKGLPMGLSALVVCKPNPSKQNV
- a CDS encoding AAA family ATPase; translated protein: MSTDPLFNESLSLPSNAIEYYVSQYLVAAFPDKAMIQSDNPLFSLEKYEQAGLCSMTPKPNVLSQVITYWKGPSKRLADKDRSDWFNFSATFASSEPPREALTSRIKNGWFEISWEGYTLEVILMSWGEGFSRGYHYWILADFKEIAENFYVAVCEWNIEIRGELLVFDAGYWHKDEDLFRDIKGSTFDNLVLKGTLKQDIKEDLEHFFASRSTFEHYNIPWKRGILLVGPPGNGKTHAVKALINSLSKPCLYVKSIKTQRSDDEENISQVFDRARKTAPCVLVLEDLDSLVTAQNRSFFLNEMDGFAANAGIVTLATTNHPEKLDSSILDRPSRFDRKYHFDLPGESERHAYIELWNKQLQDELKLSDEAVNEIAAMTDGFSFAYLKELFLSSMMHWIAHPQPGAMQGVMVSQVSILCEQMVSVNVTPAPEDTRPNGQTFPLVWGHKPK
- a CDS encoding Hsp20/alpha crystallin family protein yields the protein MDEKTDEKQKVDEKKPAAERREPPRRPQPPIKPGEIGERLNSLWNGGFFKGLNNLVEYLDELADQAERMGARFTDPDAGDESSPPRRSNDRISHFEASGRARSSNFKPNVYNRNVANQRNAPARPAAPDPAPVSTTREPMVDIFEEDGGIIVLVAEMPGANEQTIKVEIVGDIVSLSAAGQNYRYEKECLLPAPVQSEPENRRYRNGVLEMRLKRA